The following is a genomic window from Proteiniborus sp. DW1.
AATTCCTACAAGTCCCTTTCATTATTAATAACTTTATTGTTTATTAGAGTGATGAAAAGATATGAAGATATGGAAATAAGCTTGAAAAGTAGAGTGTTTAATGATAGTTTTTGGATATAAAGGGTGATATGATGATTAAAACAGAAAACATAGTTTACAGATATGAGGATGGTACCATAGCTTTAAATAAAGTAAGTGTTGACTTTTCTATGTATAATATAATAGGAATTTTAGGCTGCAATGGTTCTGGGAAGACTACCTTATTTTTAAATCTTTGTGGTATACTAAAGCCTGAGGAAGGAAGAATACTGTTTAATGGAGAAGAACTTAAATATAATAAAAAATCTTTACTAAAACTTAGAAAATCTATTGGAATAGTATTTCAAGACCCTGATAAGCAGATATTTCATTCAAAAGTCTATGATGATGTAGCTTTTGGACCTAGAAATATGGGCTTTTCAGAAGAGGTAGTGGAAGAAAGAGTAGCCAAAGCAATGAGTTTAGTAGGTATAGATGGATTAAAGGACAAGCCAGTACATTTTTTAAGCTATGGACAGAAAAAAAGAGTTGCAATAGCAGGCGTTTTAGCAATGGATAATGATATAATATGCTTTGATGAACCTACAGCAGGACTAGATCCTAAAATGACCAGAACTATGATAAAAATGATAAGGGATATAGCTGCTCAAGGGAAAAAAATTATTATATCGAGCCATGATATGGATTTGATATATAATATATGTGAATATACGTATATACTAAACAAAGGTGTTATATTCAAAGAGGGCAATGTCAATAATATATTTCTTGATGAGGAAGTACTGGTCCAGATAGGACTTGAGCAGCCATGGCTAGTAAGGCTGCATTGTAAAACTAAGATACCGCTATTTTCAGGTGAAGAGGAACTTTACAATTATCTCAATAAATTATTATAAATTATTCTAAAAATATTATTTTTAGTATAAAAAACTGTGAATGATTTTTGAGTTATGAAATAATAAATAATATATCAAAATGAGGGATGAATGTATGAAATTTATATTAGT
Proteins encoded in this region:
- a CDS encoding ATP-binding cassette domain-containing protein; the encoded protein is MDIKGDMMIKTENIVYRYEDGTIALNKVSVDFSMYNIIGILGCNGSGKTTLFLNLCGILKPEEGRILFNGEELKYNKKSLLKLRKSIGIVFQDPDKQIFHSKVYDDVAFGPRNMGFSEEVVEERVAKAMSLVGIDGLKDKPVHFLSYGQKKRVAIAGVLAMDNDIICFDEPTAGLDPKMTRTMIKMIRDIAAQGKKIIISSHDMDLIYNICEYTYILNKGVIFKEGNVNNIFLDEEVLVQIGLEQPWLVRLHCKTKIPLFSGEEELYNYLNKLL